The segment GCGCGTTCACGGGGGCCATCCGGGCCCGGCCCGGACGCTTCGAGCTGGCGCGCGAGGGCACGCTGTTCCTCGACGAGATCGGCGACATGCCGCTCGCCATGCAGTCAAAGATTCTCCGCGTGCTCCAGGAGCGACAGTTCGAGCGCGTGGGGGGCACCCGATCCATCGGCGCCGACGTCCGCATCATCGCGGCCACCCATCAGGACCTGGAAAGCCTCGCGCCCGAGGGCAGGTTCCGCTCGGACCTCTTCTACCGCCTCCAGGGCGTGCGTCTCATGATGCCCGCGCTCCGCGACCGAGTCGACGACCTGCCCCAGCTCGTCACCCATCTCCTCGACCGGGCCGCGCAGCGTCTGTGGCGGCAGCCGGCCACCCTGTCCACGGAGGCGCTCCGCTGCCTGTGGACGTATCCGTGGCCGGGGAACATCCGCGAGCTCCAGCACGTGCTCGAAGGGGCGATGGTGCTCTCCGATGGCGTCATTCTGCCCGAGCACTTGCCGCCGGCCGTGCAACGCGGGGCCAAGCCCGCCGCCCCGGGCGAGGCGGCGCTCGCCGTGCAGGGCTCCCTCGACGAAGCGCTCGAGGAGTGGGAGCGGCGCGCCATTCTGGACGCCCTCCAGAAGGCCCACGGTGTCCAGGCCCGCGCGGCCAAGATCCTCGGGATCACCGAGCGCAGCCTCTGGTACCGCGTCAAGAAGCTCAAGATCCAGGTCCGCATGGCGGGGGAGAGCCCGGAGAGCGCATGAGCGGCCTGGCGGAAGGCGTGGCCGAGCTGGTCGGGCGGCTCACGCACCTCGAAGGCCCGGGCGTCGCGGTACTGGCCCGGCTCGTGGCGGTCGCGCTGATCCTCCTCCTGGCCTTCGCGACCTACCGCATCCTCGGTCACGTGGTCGATCGCGTGCTGCGCCGGGCCGCGGGCGCCGATGAGCCGGGACGGGTCCAGCGTGTCCAGACGCTGGCCCCCCTCCTCAACAACCTCGCGCTCTACGCGCTGTCCTTCGTCGTCGCCATCGTCGTGCTCCAGGAAGTGGGCGTGGATGTCCGGGCCCTCGCCGTCTCGGCCGGCGTGCTCGGACTGGCCGTGGGCTTCGGCGCCCAGAGCCTCATCAAGGATGTGATCACGGGCTTCTTCATCCTCTTCGAGGGCCTCGTCAAGGTTGGCGACGTGATCGAAGTGGGAGGGCACACCGGCGTGGTCGAGGCCATCGGGCTTCGCGTCACCAAGCTGCGCCTCTTCAATGGCGCCCAGCGCATCGTGCCAAACGGGGATTTGACGCAATTCGCCAACTACAATAGGGGCTGGGCCCGCGCCGTCGTGGATGTCGGCGTCACCTACGACACCAATGTGCGACGGGCCCTGGAGGTCCTGGAGCGGGTCGGCCGTGAGTGGGCGGCCGAGACAGGGCTGGGACTCGACGCCCCGCTGGCTCAGGGTATCGTCCGCTTCGGCGAGACGGAGGTGGGACTGCGACTCTCGGTCAAGGTCGCTCCGCCCGAGCGCGGGGACGCGGAGTCCGACCTCCGACGCCGGATCAAGGAAGCTTTCGACCGCGATGGGCTTGAGCTGGCTGCTCCCCAGCGGGCCATCTACCTCAAGCCGCAGGAGGCACGGGCATGACGCGGGTTCGCAAGGCCGTCTTCCCCGCCGCGGGCCTGGGCACCCGCTTCCTCCCCGCCACGAAGGCGCAGCCCAAGGAGATGCTGCCGCTCGTCGACAAGCCCACCATCCAGTACGTGGTGGAGGAGGCGGTCGCCTCCGGGCTCGACGAGATCATTCTCGTCACGGGGCGCAACAAGCGCGCCATCGAGGACCACTTCGACGCGGCCTTCGAGCTCGAGTACTACCTCCAGGACCGGGGCAAGGTCGAGGAGCTGGCCCAGATCAAGACCATTTCGGAGATGGCCTCCGTCTCCTACGTGCGGCAGAAGGAGCCGCTCGGGCTCGGTCACGCGATTCTTTGCGCCCGGCCTCTGGTGGGGGACGAGCCTTTTGGGGTCTTCCTCGGCGACGACATCATCGTCTCCCGGGTGCCGTGCATGCGGCAGCTCCTCGACGTCTTCGAGCGTCACCAGGGCCCCGTGCTGGCCGTCATGCGCATCCCCAAGGAAGAGATCGGCCGCTACGGCGTCATCGTGCCCCGAGGCGTGGGGGGCGGCGTCTTCGAGGTGCTGGATCTCGTCGAGAAGCCGGAGCCCAAGGACGCTCCGTCAGACCTGGCCATCATCGGCCGCTATGTGCTCACGCCGGATCTCTTTCCTATCCTGGCCGACACGCCTCCCGACTCGCGCGGAGAGATACAGCTGACCAACGGGCTCAGGACACTCCGGGGCCGCCGGCCGATCTATGCCGTCGAGTTCGAGGGACGGCGCCACGACACGGGAGAAAAACTCGGTTTCCTCAAGGCCACCGTCGAGTTCGCGCTCTCCCGGCCTGATCTGGCCGATGCGTTCCGCGCCTACCTCAAGGGCCTGAACCTGGAGTAGCTCGAGACGAAGGCTTGGCAGTTCGAGCTGAGACGCGGCCCGAGCCGAAGGCGAGGGGAGCGGCGAGGTGAGGGCTGAACAAAGTCCTTTCCGCGCGTGGACTTGCGTCTCGTCGAGGCCCCTCCGCCGTTTGACTTCCCCGAGGGATTCTGGGACAATCCGCCCACTTGAGGGTCGGCATCTCGCGCCCTCCATCAGCATGGCGAACCAACCGAGGCGCGCCTTCCACACGGCATCCGAGCCCGAGATCAAGGCGGGCCAGGTGTCGGATGTCTACTTCCAGCGGACCATCCAGATCCTCAAGGCCAAGGGCATCACGAAGCGCGTCAAGGCTGAGATCCGACTCAAGAGCTTTCCACAAGCGGACTGGACCTTCGGCATCCTGGCCGGCATCGAAGAGGCGGCGGTGCTGCTGGAGGGGTTGCCCGTCGACGTCTGGGCCATGGACGAGGGCACGATCTTCGGCCCGCACGAGCCCGTGCTCGTGATCGAGGGCACCTACGTCCAGTGGGCGGAGTACGAGACGGCGCTCCTGGGCTTGCTCTGCCAGGCTTCCGGCATCGCCACCAAGGCCGCCCGGTGCAAGCGCGCGGCGGGCGAGCGAGCGGTGATCTCCTTCGGGGCCCGGCGCATGCACCCGGCGCTGGCCCCCATGATCGAGCGCAATGCCTTCGTGGGCGGCTGCGACGGCGTGGCGGTGACCAAGGCGGCGGAGCTGATCGATGCCGACCCAACGGGAACCATCCCCCACGCCCTCGTGCTCATGTTCGGCGACACGGTGGAGGCGCTCAAGGCCTTTCACGAGGTCATCGATCCCAAGGTGCGTCGCGTGGCGCTCATCGACACCCTCCAGGACGAGAAGTTCGAGGCGATCCGCGTGGCGGAGGCGCTCGGCAAGGATCTCTACGCCGTGCGGCTCGACACCCCGTCATCTCGCCGGGGCGACTTCTTCCGCATCATCGAAGAGGTGCGGTGGGAGCTCGACATCCGCGGCTTCGAGCACGTCAAGATCCTGGCCTCGGGCGGTATCGACGAGTACGAGATCCTCAAGCTCAACCCTCTGGTGGACGGTTACGGCGTGGGGACATCAATTGCCAATGCCCCCGTCCTCTCCTTTGCGCTCGACATCATGGAGATCGAGGGGCGGCCCATGGCCAAGCGCGGCAAGCGATCGGGCGCCAAGCAGGTCTGGCGGATGCCCGGGACGTGCCGGAACATCGTGCTGCCCGCGGGCAAGGCGGCACCCATCGGGTCAGACGGGCGGCC is part of the Candidatus Methylomirabilota bacterium genome and harbors:
- a CDS encoding sigma-54 dependent transcriptional regulator, encoding MSEKILITEDDEDLAFVIREALVRQGYEAEVAPTAGALLDKLKAAQYDLILLDVRLPDMDGLDAIPRVRDLAPETPIIVMTAHGTRQIAINAITRGAYDFFTKPLKMAEFQVVVARALDRRRLQMQVRALREGQAAGGFDDLIGKSESLKRVLDMAQRAAPTDLTVLIQGESGTGKELMARAIHRLSPRKDGPFIPVNCAAIPEGLLESELFGHERGAFTGAIRARPGRFELAREGTLFLDEIGDMPLAMQSKILRVLQERQFERVGGTRSIGADVRIIAATHQDLESLAPEGRFRSDLFYRLQGVRLMMPALRDRVDDLPQLVTHLLDRAAQRLWRQPATLSTEALRCLWTYPWPGNIRELQHVLEGAMVLSDGVILPEHLPPAVQRGAKPAAPGEAALAVQGSLDEALEEWERRAILDALQKAHGVQARAAKILGITERSLWYRVKKLKIQVRMAGESPESA
- a CDS encoding mechanosensitive ion channel family protein, encoding MSGLAEGVAELVGRLTHLEGPGVAVLARLVAVALILLLAFATYRILGHVVDRVLRRAAGADEPGRVQRVQTLAPLLNNLALYALSFVVAIVVLQEVGVDVRALAVSAGVLGLAVGFGAQSLIKDVITGFFILFEGLVKVGDVIEVGGHTGVVEAIGLRVTKLRLFNGAQRIVPNGDLTQFANYNRGWARAVVDVGVTYDTNVRRALEVLERVGREWAAETGLGLDAPLAQGIVRFGETEVGLRLSVKVAPPERGDAESDLRRRIKEAFDRDGLELAAPQRAIYLKPQEARA
- the galU gene encoding UTP--glucose-1-phosphate uridylyltransferase GalU — translated: MTRVRKAVFPAAGLGTRFLPATKAQPKEMLPLVDKPTIQYVVEEAVASGLDEIILVTGRNKRAIEDHFDAAFELEYYLQDRGKVEELAQIKTISEMASVSYVRQKEPLGLGHAILCARPLVGDEPFGVFLGDDIIVSRVPCMRQLLDVFERHQGPVLAVMRIPKEEIGRYGVIVPRGVGGGVFEVLDLVEKPEPKDAPSDLAIIGRYVLTPDLFPILADTPPDSRGEIQLTNGLRTLRGRRPIYAVEFEGRRHDTGEKLGFLKATVEFALSRPDLADAFRAYLKGLNLE
- a CDS encoding nicotinate phosphoribosyltransferase; protein product: MANQPRRAFHTASEPEIKAGQVSDVYFQRTIQILKAKGITKRVKAEIRLKSFPQADWTFGILAGIEEAAVLLEGLPVDVWAMDEGTIFGPHEPVLVIEGTYVQWAEYETALLGLLCQASGIATKAARCKRAAGERAVISFGARRMHPALAPMIERNAFVGGCDGVAVTKAAELIDADPTGTIPHALVLMFGDTVEALKAFHEVIDPKVRRVALIDTLQDEKFEAIRVAEALGKDLYAVRLDTPSSRRGDFFRIIEEVRWELDIRGFEHVKILASGGIDEYEILKLNPLVDGYGVGTSIANAPVLSFALDIMEIEGRPMAKRGKRSGAKQVWRMPGTCRNIVLPAGKAAPIGSDGRPAEALLKPLVAGGRIVRDLPPPRTLREHVLEQMARIELTPAREHGLRGDY